Proteins from a genomic interval of Neodiprion lecontei isolate iyNeoLeco1 chromosome 2, iyNeoLeco1.1, whole genome shotgun sequence:
- the LOC107224697 gene encoding uncharacterized protein LOC107224697: MKFGDYNLSVAKLIRGKKSSFSHSRRNQWIPDIQKSHFSPPFDFPSIQMSGILVRLGMVIISMVVASVLVYRLNYSSRESSGRIWNGVEAQNESSLNEDLCDILGFIPLDEVNDILECFVKYDKQIGDVTVGYINDHWMYIAREFKRMPEFQRAVSFLENNGLDVEYWRNKIVQFWTNIPTYVNNDTSLACGGLSTMMNKVVRIIPQAEMHEFLCQKLRYSSSFRAFLEMLRSPNFEELCDAIESSKVLQRHYFWANDDGIEVIFAVELLKNLYMYLAYELE; encoded by the coding sequence ATGAAATTCGGCGACTACAACTTGAGTGTAGCTAAGCTCATTCGTGGTAAGAAAAGTTCGTTTTCCCATTCCCGCAGGAATCAATGGATCCCTGACATCCAGAAATCACACTTCTCTCCACCTTTCGACTTTCCATCGATCCAGATGAGCGGAATATTGGTGAGATTGGGCATGGTGATAATCTCCATGGTTGTTGCCAGCGTTTTGGTCTATCGATTGAATTATTCGTCCCGCGAATCAAGCGGCAGAATTTGGAACGGGGTGGAGGCCCAGAATGAGAGTTCACTGAACGAAGACCTCTGCGACATCCTGGGGTTCATACCGCTGGATGAGGTGAACGATATTCTGGAATGCTTCGTGAAATACGACAAGCAAATCGGCGACGTGACCGTCGGCTACATAAACGATCATTGGATGTACATCGCCCGAGAATTCAAACGGATGCCGGAATTTCAGAGGGCTGTAAGTTTCCTCGAGAATAACGGTCTGGACGTGGAGTATTGGCGCAACAAAATCGTGCAATTCTGGACGAACATTCCCACATACGTCAATAACGACACGTCCCTGGCCTGCGGCGGTCTTTCAACGATGATGAACAAAGTCGTGAGAATCATCCCCCAGGCTGAGATGCACGAATTTCTCTGCCAGAAATTACGATACTCGTCTAGCTTCAGAGCGTTTTTGGAAATGTTGCGTTCACCGAACTTCGAGGAACTCTGCGACGCGATTGAGAGCAGCAAGGTGTTGCAACGGCACTACTTCTGGGCAAACGACGACGGCATCGAAGTCATCTTTGCTGTGGAATTGCTCAAGAACTTGTACATGTATTTGGCGTACGAACTGGAATGA